One Ricinus communis isolate WT05 ecotype wild-type chromosome 1, ASM1957865v1, whole genome shotgun sequence DNA window includes the following coding sequences:
- the LOC8279830 gene encoding metacaspase-1, with the protein MSAEYMDRTTLFKDARGYYCSRCRQRLPININVSEIQCPTCQRVGYRPAPTIQRSYNSKENCRVSHVVEKMKNMFSGNYQESSVSDKPKSLNCNPSPLLPRMRSVRPRKRALLIGITYASWRNRLKGTVNDVKNMRKLLIETSGFQEENILVLTEEEARPEFTPTKRNIQKSLNWLVEDCRAGDSLVFYFSGHGVRQPDFNKDEQDGFDETICPVDFLEEGMIFDNDINSTIVWPLPRGVTLHAIVDACHSGTILDLVRVYDREKKQWQDNSPPNGTRKHTNGGLAISIGACEDNQMAADTSAFGGNGMNGALTYILVEIARKHPGPTYGDLINMIHETIDAVNKSGSVPVRIIRSMLQSKLLQKPVLSASEPFDVTKKHFIL; encoded by the exons ATGTCTGCTGAATACATGGATCGAACTACACTCTTCAAGGATGCTAGAGGATACTATTGCAGCAGATGCCGACAACGGCTCCCAATCAATATAAATGTCTCAGAAATTCAATGTCCGACTTGCCAGAGAGTTGGGTATCGTCCAGCACCAACTATTCAGCGATCCTATAACTCTAAAGAAAATTGCAGAGTTTCTCATGTTGTGGAAAAGATGAAGAACATGTTTTCAGGAAATTATCAAGAAAGCAGTGTTAGTGATAAACCCAAGTCACTGAATTGTAATCCATCTCCTTTGCTACCCAGAATGCGGTCGGTAAGACCCAGGAAACGTGCACTGCTTATAGGAATTACTTATGCAAGTTGGAGGAATAGGCTCAAGGGTACTGTCAATGATGtcaagaatatgagaaaattgcTGATAGAAACTTCTGGTTTTCAGGAAGAGAACATTCTTGTGCTTACAG AAGAGGAGGCACGACCAGAGTTTACTCCTACAAAGAGAAACATACAGAAATCATTAAACTGGCTTGTGGAGGACTGCCGAGCAGGAGACTCCTTGGTATTCTATTTCTCCGGCCATGGAGTACGACAACCGGATTTCAATAAGGATGAACAAGATGGATTTGATGAAACTATTTGTCCAGTTGATTTCTTGGAAGAAGGGATGATATTTGACAATGATATCAATTCTACCATTGTTTGGCCTCTTCCTCGAGGTGTCACCCTCCATGCTATTGTTGATGCTTGTCATAGTGGAACCATCCTTGATCTTGTGCGTGTCTACGACAGAGAAAA GAAGCAATGGCAAGATAATAGCCCTCCAAATGGTACAAGGAAACATACAAATGGTGGGTTGGCAATATCTATTGGTGCTTGCGAAGATAATCAAATGGCTGCAGATACCTCG GCTTTCGGTGGAAATGGAATGAATGGTGCTCTGACCTATATTCTGGTAGAAATTGCGAGAAAACACCCTGGACCAACATACGGTGACTTAATTAACATGATACATGAAACCATTGACGCAGTTAACAAAAGTGGATCCGTTCCTGTAAGGATTATAAGATCAATGCTGCAGAGCAAGTTATTACAG AAGCCAGTCCTTTCAGCTTCAGAACCATTTGATGTCACGaagaaacattttattttgtga
- the LOC8279825 gene encoding uncharacterized protein LOC8279825 — protein sequence MEFKKEGSSSSSSFTADLFGTKESPPSSSTGIFASIFPPPSKVLGRKSSGSEVIGSWQRQSSENQGWNTKRGAPAMSSEAASYNMPNKDRNSTLMEERGEPCHLSSSLYYGGQDNYSQPPSSRNSGSYPIFKKDGVDDDPNGNNSNGASRGNWWQGSLYY from the exons ATGGAGTTTAAGAAAGAAGggtcttcttcatcttcttcatttACAGCTGATCTTTTTGGTACAAAGGAGTCACCACCATCTTCTTCAACTGGGATTTTTGCTTCCATCTTTCCACCTCCATCCAAG GTTTTAGGAAGGAAATCGTCAGGCTCTGAGGTGATAGGATCTTGGCAAAGGCAGTCCTCTGAAAATCAAGGGTGGAATACCAAACGAGGAGCTCCAG CCATGAGTAGTGAGGCTGCAAGCTATAACATGCCTAACAAGGATAGGAATTCCACTCTTATGGAAGAAAGAGGTGAGCCATGTCATCTAAGTTCATCACTTTACTATGGTGGGCAAGACAACTATTCTCAGCCCCCAAGTAGCCGAAATTCCGGATCGTATCCTATA TTCAAGAAGGATGGAGTAGATGATGATCCTAATGGAAACAACTCAAATGGTGCCTCCAGAGGAAATTGGTGGCAAG GTTCGCTTTATTATTAG